Below is a genomic region from Medicago truncatula cultivar Jemalong A17 chromosome 3, MtrunA17r5.0-ANR, whole genome shotgun sequence.
TAGCACCCCTGCTAGCACCCTTCCTAAGGGGTGAGAAGGCAGTTACCACAATACCCTTTTCCTTGCAGAAGGCTCTAAGTTTCTCTTGTTGCCATCCAAGGTTGACTTCCACCTATTAGGAtccaaattaatttaatcaataattaGTAAAGTGATTAATACCAACAAACATGAAATCAACTAAAAtagttaaattaatttcaatatatgatcttataaattattaattacttGATTCACAGCAGGAGGGATGGTTGCAAAGGATAGCAATTTTTCAAGCTTCTTGATTGAGAAGTTGCTGGCTCCAATGGCTTTCGTGAGACCAAGTTTTTGACATTCTTCCAATGATGTCCACACACCTTTCATATCAAATTCCACAATCTCTGATACTTCAATAGGGTATTTAACTTCACCTGGTTTAGTAGTAATTGGCCAATGGATCAAAATGAGGTCTAAGTTTTCTAGTTGAAGAGTCCtgcaaaaaaaagaaatgtatacattcaaatcaatattcataattcatgaataaaaCTACAAATATAGCTAAttattgaagatttttttttaattaccttAGAGATTTCTGCAGAGCAGGAACAATGAGCTCAGGATGATTATCAGTAACCCATAATTTAGAAGTAACAAAGAGTTCATCTCTAGATGAAATAAGTCCAAGTTTAAGTGCTTCTGCAATAGCTTCTCCAACAGATTTTTCCACACCATATGCAGCAGCAGCATCAAAATGTCTATAACCTTGTTTGATGGCTTCAAGGACAGCATCTTTTGTAGTAACCTTACTGGTTGCTTCGGGTGCCGTGCCGAGGCCCATCACCGGCATTTTCCGTTGTCCGGTGGAGGAGGGGAGGACTACTTCAGGGACTGTAGGTGTAGCAGCCATTTTGTTTGTTCTGTTAGGTTGATGTGATGATAAGAATGTTGAATTATTGGATGTTGTGAAATAAAGGGTGGCTAAAGCTTCTATTTATAATAGAATTTTAGGAATATTTAAAATTGCATTATGGGGTAGGTGAACTTAGGAGTAGTACTTATTTGACCATCTACTACTATGTGGTAGCTGCACTTTGGATTTTAAGAGAGCCAGAGCTACTTAGATTTGAAATGTTTTAAGCACTTTGTTAGAGATCGATTTAATAATTTGGTCTTTAATTTTAATCCATTTACTTtcacttgataaaaaataaaagaaaaatattaaagaaaagaaaaacatacacCAATAGACTAAACTTAAGGGAAAACTTAAGTGCAACTCCTTAAGTGTTTTTtctatggttcttaactaaatttacatgattttcttaaattcataattttctcaaagtttgttatctccaaaaaaaatgtatttttagttaagaaccacaCGAAAAACACCTAAAGAATTGTACATAAGTTTTGTCCTAAACTTAATTCTGCTTTAGTCTCGTAtaagtgacttttttttttttttaaggaaagtgaCTTTTTTTTCTATCACAATCCTTAAAAGGCTTTAAAATTAgtgtaaataaataatcatcGTAAACTAAACtatctatttcttttttatttagtcTCGAATCTAGACAGAGTAATTTTGGATACATATCGTTATCAGtttctaactttatttttttatatagatcatgattgaatatgatataatatcatatttacAATTACATGACATAATTGAAAAGTGATCACCTTCATTACCCCATGACATGTTAGCTAGCTAGTTCCTTAACATTtactatctctatctctatgtttaaatatctttaaaatttgaattttatcattattcattcttatttaataaaattaacacTCTCATCACTaagctacttgaccaaaaaaaaataaaaattaacactCTCAACTGtcgaaacaattttttttaatgtattataGGTACGGAGTTGCTACCACCACGGTGATCATTCTTCATTCGGAATCTATAGTGCAgataatttgaattattttttcataggctaaaatatggttttagtccctgcaaatatgcctcgttttggttttagtccctggtaaaaaaaaaattgtttttggtccctgcaattttttttgtttttgaaaatagtccctgaccccacttttgtgatgatttgcatacgtggcacattataactgaaccaattttgtagtttttggtccctgcaaaatattttgtttttaaaaaaggtccttgtaaaattttttgtttttgaaaatagtccctgaagggaccaaaaacaaaaaaatttgcagggaccaaaaacaatttttttttatcagggactaaaaccaaaacgaggcatatttgcagggactaaaaccatattttagcctttttcaTAATAGAATGTTTTTTATATGAAGGAATGAAGTACGGAACATTTGACCATTTTTTTAAGGGGTCAATCGCTCGTTAAGATgtgatgaaaattaattttatttgaaaaggaaattgatgtaaaattataaattatgtaAATATAAGGCGAGACGCACAAATAATTTGAGgataaatatcaaattttgcAAGTTAAAACTTTAAAtagaattgtttttttagttaaaaagaaaagttaGAATAGATTTTGAAggcaaaattaattatatttcgaTACTGGTAAATCGAAAATGTTCGAATCATagcaaattattttaaaggaaaaatattttactATGCAAAAGTGAAACTAAAAGTGATAGatgatttatttagaaaagGATTTAAAAGGTGGGAGTTTGAATTGAAGAATGCAATCATCACTTAAATAAAGAGCAATGATACATGAACATTTTAAGGTGGCATAGACCCTTATACCACCACATAAAAATGCAACACGTGTCCTTCTCTCTTACTATTCAGCCGTCGTCACTTCTATcctctttcttccttttctcctcACCGCACCCCTCCCCTTCTGGCCTCTGTCACCGCCACCGCCACCAATGTCACCGTACTTGTCCATAGAACTCACCTCTTCCCTCGTCGTCTGCcttctctcccttctctctcaaCCGTCGCCGTCCTCTGCTACACCATAACCGCCCGTCTTCTGTTATCGACGGCGACAAACGTTCGTCCTCACCGTTCTCATCTCTCTCGTCCCTGTTgtcatatctctctctctccactCGCCGTTGAATTCCTCTTCCTCTCCAGTCTCTATAATTTTAGATCGGTGACGGCAACGTCGCCGGAAACGCTAATCTAAGCCACCGACTACGGTAGTGGCTGACTAGGAGAAGGATGAGAACAATGGTGGAAGTGGTGGTCGGTGATGGGGGAGGATGATGGTGGTGGTAATTGATGTgtcggagaagaagaagaatgaaagagAGATAAGAGAATGTGAGAAGGAAAGGACATGTGAAATCTCAATTTTGCCCCTGCATGTTCAACGAAATTACAAAACTGCCATCCACATGGGCAGGTGTACAAGAGTGGTACCGGGAAAATAGTGTCCATGTATCTTTTTCCTAAATAAAAGCATTTTCAtatgaggagtgttatttgaacaaccaatttgatgacaacttatttgacaaccatattttacaaagaaaaaagtggtattggcacggaaaccatagcaatagagagataaagtaaaaagtaatgtgagtatgagagagaaagttgttgcaaaagttatcactaaatggatgttcaaatatcatttctctttcatatACACTTGATAAAATTATACTAAAAGTTTGATCGGATTGGTATGGTATGTGACATGTGTGAGTCAATTGTTGAAATTGAAAGAACTTTTGGAGTTATTAGACAAGCATCTTTAGATAGCATCAGCTCTGGGGTCATataggcttttttttttctttgatttattcATTATACTACGTAGGTAGGAAGAAACCTCTTATGTGAAGAAGAGACGGCGGCATACCGGATATACTTGGGGTAGAAAAAGTATAactttttgtctttctttttgtATGTCTACTAAATAATGGCAAACTAAAAAGATTGTCTTAACTCGTGCCCCGACACTAGTTAATAAAGTTAgaactactccctccggtcctatttataagagaaatttaggtcaacaaaagtgaatgtatttggactgaatttttaactagatacatcaacttttgttgacccaaaattctcttataaataggaccggaggtagtataaattttttatggATCTTATTAACCATTGTCGACAATGGTTAAGGAAgtcaaaagtaacatatttgcattggtttcaacaatattttgacttttaaaaagttaaatttatcacttttcactATTTTCCAATGctgcatttcaatttttatccccttatccAATGCCCCAAaggcaatggttagcattctcaattttttattaaagacaaCAACTCTTTTTGACTTTTCTAAAATGAAACATTCCACTTTTCATCATTTCTCAATTCAAAGTTTTCATATAATCTTCTTAATTAGGGGcattagttaacatttcccaaccAAAGATGCTCTATTTTTACTCTATTTAGCATTTGTTGTCACTcttattttgcttttttctttacTAATTTTCTACGGCTATATGAATTTAGATTTCATAAGTAGtaaatacttataaaaaaattaagtcttAAATCTTTGACAAATAAATTGgcataacttttaaaataaatattttatattaaatacttTAAATGTGGGCTTTGCCCTCTTTTGtacgaaaaaaaaataaaataataatattttaaatgttaTCTAAGAACACTTGTGCACTAAAGACACAAGGTTATGATTTCCCTATTAATTTTaaggtcatgctaacttgtgtcaTTAGAGCACATGTTAAAATTTcacaacatatatttaatttgttttatttagggaagcatttattttaatttgtgatCTGAATTTTTTGTCGCGGTAAGAGTGCCgagtcattttaatttttaatggtaccattctcttaattttttgaccctaatttttttttaacaatcaaaaataaaatatattagatcaCCAAAAGTAGCTCATCTCGCACAAGGCGTGCAAAAGAGAACCATCCAACAAGATGCAAAGTTAGTGTCTGATGCCAAAAAATAACACAACATAAGAATGacggaaaaaaaaactacacaataACACTCATACACAGTAGAGAGTGCCGCCACCAGTTGGTGTAATCGAAGGCGAAAGTGGACATATTTGTCTTTAGCCAAGAAAAAGACAGAAATTTGACATTATCTGCTAAATGATTCAgatcatcatttttctatttaatgatcttgttgtttctttctttataaatgaccaatttgacttttttttacgGCGAGTTTTAGCATGGGGCAATTGTCCCATCTTAGATCAATTTTGGCACAAGTTAATTGGATTCGGAGgctttttttctaaaaagaaaaccaaggaatattaaattaaactttgaaaTACACCTCCCATTTAAAACAACACTACAATCTACACCTACCATGCatggtttttaaaataatgttcttttgagttgatttttatgataaaatttaataaaatatctttattaattaattagcggAGTAGTTAATTGAAGTGGTattcaatatattctataatgttgatatatttaaagaaataaaaaaaaaatatatatattttaagacaTTAAAGAAAATTGACAAAATGCCAAAAAAATGACTATTAGAATGAGACGGAAggagtggcttattttattaagatAACAAATTATTCTAAACTGACATTATATtaaggtaaaaaaatataaattatttcagAATTATCATTTTAGAACATCTATACAATAATTTTTCTCGATGTCAATTTTAATGagctaatttttcttttctaataaaaatagTACTCATTAGTTACTGgtagtttaataaaaaaaaaactatatacaaatacaaaaattaacaaaatcaacctttttttttccatttaactgtcaaattttgatattttattttccattttataaaactgggattaaaaaaaaaaagccaaaaatACTGGATTTAAAATGTTATGTTTCAATTTGCTACAGAATTAAAAACAATGAAGCTGGCCCATTACCACTACACTTAACAAATACAGATAAAATGATGAACAGCTATTGTGGGgcctgttttttgtttttgttttaagtgtatgaacaaaaaattaatatcaagtAACCAGCAGGACcgtcaaatatatttaataatatattaatggttttaaagcaacctatattatcaTGGAAAAGGATTCTCCTTTCCCATGTTAAACTCCACCAAATTAAAATACTCCATTTTTATTATACTTCACATTTTTTTGCtacttaatttttgttttttatgattcTTTTTGGGTATTTTCTAAGTAATCATTGTTTGCTTGTTCTTATCGTACAACTTTAATTGATAAAGGAAAACGTTGTTTCTCACAAAAGAACAACACATTTGTGAAAATACCACGAGTGagtaattttttcaaaaccTCGCCTCCTCTAACAATCTTAAAAGTCCCTCAAAATCCCTTTTAAATTGCAAAATTTGGATGAGATTTATTTGGATTGTACAATTTGGACGTACTGgatatattcaaaaaattaaggatatgttatacatttgaattttaaaatactGGTGTGAAAAGTACATTTTCTAGTTTTGATTATGGCAATGAGAATTATTAAAAGGATAATGCTTAGTGGTACGGACCAACTTGAAACGAAATTCAacgaattagttttttttttggttacattcaACGAATTAGTTAATTGACTAATTTTGTTAACAACCACCCATGTATTCATTTAAAGGAGACTATtatagtataattttttaataaaatttaattctgCCCCTAATCAGCCCGTGTATTCCGTAAAGGAGTGCTTCGTTATTAGCTTTCTATTATATAAAATTGCAAGTGTTGTGTCTCAAATAGACATTTCCGTGAATTTTCGTAAAATAACATTCCGTACTATATAGCACCActcttattaaaatatgttgtTGAGGACTTgacaaataatttataaactgtGATAGTATTGCAAccatgcataaaaaaaatttaaaaattgcatttacAGATTCAAATTGTACATTCAAGATGTGCAAAAGTACTGAAAAACATATTTCACACATTTAGATTTTACAATTCTAGTGTGTGAAACATCCGGAAGAAATGCATTAAACTATAAATCAATTGTAGCTAAAACATTTTCCTAAATGTTGAGCTCATAATCGTTCAGACGGCACAATCCATACAAATGCTATTCgcatttcaaaaattgaatgaaGGTTAAAAAGAGGGGGGCTTTGGATAACATACTTAGGaataaattcacacatatatagTGAGTTTCTTTTCCCTACTCCTCTCGCTCACCCtcttaaattttcattttgtccCCTTCCGGATTCTAGAATTTGAAGTGTGTCTTTGTtgtttcggattataaaattttaactcAGACAAACCCTTgttcaacaattttaaaaagacTTGGCTTCGGTATATTGGCATGATTCGAATTCCATAATTTGAATGCATAATATACATTTTCGGCTTATAGAATTTGAAATGTATAAAACGCTAATTTATTAGTTTTCAAACACGTGCTAGATTCTATATTTTGAACAAGTAATTATGCGTTCggtttataaaatctaaactaGGACAATACAAAAGTTTAGTTTCTGAAATCGAACATGAGAACTTATGCTCTAAAATCCGAACACAACCAATatcataaaagaagaaaaaaaaatgtgaatgaaACACCAAATGTTTGAGCAAatgcaaacttttttttaaggtgcAAACTAATCTTTTGTTTAGTAGTTGAAAAGGTCTCAATATCGACGAATTCGAGCAGCTTCACTTGAAAAATGGCACAATGTAGCAAGATTTGAATTTGGGGTGTTCTAGGAGTGTTTTAGGGTAAAATAAGAAAATGGGAAAATGAGAGAAAGAGGTTGaatatcacatatatattatcattgttcaAATTCTATAATtcgaatcattttttttagtttcatatTACAGAATCTGAACAGacgtaaaatgaaaaatttaaaaggtGCACGAGAAGGAAGGGGGGCAATAAGAAATtttcaaacatatacatacatttgTTGGTGGGCGGGTTATAACAAAACAAAGGTCAGCCCAAACTAAAAaactttcatataaaataaaataggcaaaataacacaattagtcccttaactttattttaggtaacacttttgtcctttatcttttttttgtcacgatttagtcctttatgttataaaatgacaatatcttatcattttttatgagattttttttaaagaaatttgattttctaggcttgtatgatgaagatttacatttgcctatgagtttgatgatttttttttggagtttttgattatttttttcataaaaaaggataactatgttgatattttataacataaaggactaaatcgtgacaaaaaaaagataaaggacgaaagtgttacctaaaataaagttaagggactaattgtgtaattttgccaataaaataaaatgaattggTTAGTTAGGTTTTATGTGAATTGCGATTCGTTTCATTCCGTCCAGTGTTGCAGAATGTCGATGGAATTGGAAACAGTGTTGCACGGCGTCACCCGACCTCCCTTGGAAAGCTACGAAGAACAGAAAACGGAACCGGAATCGGATTCGGAATCTGATTCGGAACCGGAACCAATTGATTGGGACTGGGTATCGAAACCAATTGAATATCTTCAGGACAAGTATGAAGATGACCCTATTCCCCGCTATTTTTCGTGTACGCGCTTTGTTTATAAGAATAGAGTcgtgagagaaaaagaagaggcTGAAGAAAAGGCCGTCGCTGAGTATTTGAAGACCGCTCTTAACATAAGTGTACGTCTTTTTCTCTCCCTGATATTTG
It encodes:
- the LOC11432729 gene encoding NAD(P)H-dependent 6'-deoxychalcone synthase translates to MAATPTVPEVVLPSSTGQRKMPVMGLGTAPEATSKVTTKDAVLEAIKQGYRHFDAAAAYGVEKSVGEAIAEALKLGLISSRDELFVTSKLWVTDNHPELIVPALQKSLRTLQLENLDLILIHWPITTKPGEVKYPIEVSEIVEFDMKGVWTSLEECQKLGLTKAIGASNFSIKKLEKLLSFATIPPAVNQVEVNLGWQQEKLRAFCKEKGIVVTAFSPLRKGASRGANLVMDNDILKELADAHGKTIAQICLRWLYEQGLTFVVKSYDKERMNQNLQIFDWSLTEDDYKKISEIHQERLIKGPTKPLLDDLWDEE